In a single window of the Sediminicoccus sp. KRV36 genome:
- a CDS encoding DUF3297 family protein, which yields MSPETPPETPLDTPPDRLAADPKSPFHDAKALERGVGIIFKGVERTNVDEYCVSEGWVRLIMGKQVGRNGLPLTMKLQGEVIPYFRDLPRPEAGPKT from the coding sequence ATGTCCCCCGAGACGCCCCCCGAGACGCCCCTCGACACCCCGCCCGATCGCCTCGCGGCCGATCCGAAAAGCCCGTTCCATGACGCCAAGGCACTGGAGCGCGGCGTGGGCATCATCTTCAAGGGCGTCGAGCGCACCAATGTGGATGAGTATTGCGTGAGCGAGGGCTGGGTCCGCCTCATCATGGGCAAGCAGGTGGGCCGCAATGGGCTTCCGCTGACCATGAAGCTCCAGGGGGAGGTCATCCCCTATTTCCGCGACCTGCCGCGCCCGGAAGCCGGCCCCAAGACCTAG